The Xiphophorus couchianus chromosome 5, X_couchianus-1.0, whole genome shotgun sequence genome includes a region encoding these proteins:
- the LOC114144170 gene encoding 14-3-3 protein zeta/delta-like — MSESSQKELVQKAKLAEQAERYDDMAAAMKSVTEEGEELTNEERNLLSVAYKNVVGARRSSWRVVSSIEQKADASEGRQAKVKEYREKIEGELKEICNDVLGLLDKFLIPKAEAAESKVFYLKMKGDYFRYLAEVATGDEKDGIIKDSQKAYQQAFDISKAEMQPTHPIRLGLALNFSVFFYEILNSPEEACKLAKQAFDDAIAELDTLSEESYKDSTLIMQLLRDNLTLWTSDNAVEGEESEEPKE, encoded by the exons ATGAGCGAATCATCTCAGAAGGAACTGGTACAAAAGGCCAAGCTGGCCGAGCAGGCTGAGCGCTACGACGACATGGCTGCCGCCATGAAATCGGTGACGGAGGAGGGCGAGGAGCTGACGAACGAGGAGCGCAACCTGCTGTCGGTGGCCTATAAAAACGTGGTGGGTGCCCGGCGCTCGTCTTGGCGCGTGGTGTCCAGCATCGAGCAGAAAGCAGATGCCAGCGAGGGCAGACAAGCCAAGGTCAAAGAGTACCGGGAGAAAATCGAGGGAGAGCTGAAAGAAATCTGCAATGACGTTCTG GGTCTTTTGGACAAGTTCCTCATCCCCaaagcagaggcagcagagagcaaagtattttatttgaaaatgaaaggagACTACTTCCGCTACTTGGCTGAGGTGGCGACAGGAGACGAGAAGGACG GCATCATCAAAGATTCACAGAAGGCTTACCAACAGGCCTTCGACATCAGCAAAGCAGAGATGCAGCCGACTCACCCGATACGCCTCGGACTAGCCCTTAATTTCTCTGTGTTCTTCTACGAGATCCTCAATTCCCCCGAAGAGGCTTGCAAGCTGGCCAAGCAG GCCTTCGACGATGCCATCGCAGAGCTTGACACACTGAGTGAAGAATCGTACAAAGACAGTACACTAATCATGCAGCTATTGAGAGACAACTTGACA CTTTGGACTTCTGACAACGCAGTCGAGGGAGAGGAATCAGAGGAGCCCAAAGAATGA